The Triplophysa dalaica isolate WHDGS20190420 chromosome 5, ASM1584641v1, whole genome shotgun sequence genome window below encodes:
- the usp44 gene encoding ubiquitin carboxyl-terminal hydrolase 44 has product MDRCKHVGRLRLAQDHSILNPQKWHCVDCNTTESVWACLSCSHVACGRYIEEHALQHFKEQHHPLALEVNELYVYCYLCDDYVLNDNATGDLKLLRSTLSAIKSQCYEVTTRSGRTLRSSSTAGDQLSPSTQELQLRDEDRMFTALWHRRRALIGRVFRLWFVQTERGQMRLEEERQQEEEEEKKREARERRRELKRQAREELESAPPRKSRRIHRQSLKAVSASTPTSAISTKSTIRRSAPARISTPTPRTTKDRKPQQRPRTSTKAKRPRPPPPKTGDSPIKRRPTVTPGVTGLRNLGNTCYMNSILQVLSHLHVFRECFLRLDLNQALELLASAVSRKLGLTSQHVSQPKGSNQWSGLSGGASRSRNMELIQPKEPSSKHISLCHELHTLFQVMWSGKWALVSPFAMLHSVWQLIPAFRGYAQQDAQEFLCELLDKVQHELERTRTLTPTTVPANQRRLIKQVLSVVNTIFHGQLLSQVRCLACDHRSNTIEPFWDLSLEFPERYHSNSKDAAQVQCGLTEMLAKFTETEALEGAIYACDHCNSKQRRFCSKQVVLTEAQKQLMVHKLPHVLRLHLKRFRWSGRNHREKIGVHVQFEQELDMEPYCCKDSSNSLHPQHFLYQLSAVVMHHGKGFGSGHYTAFCYNTEGGFWVHCNDSKLSVCAVEEVCKAQAYILFYTQRNSQDKIKASDL; this is encoded by the exons ATGGATAGGTGTAAGCATGTGGGTCGCTTAAGGCTCGCTCAGGACCACTCGATCCTGAACCCGCAGAAATGGCACTGTGTGGACTGCAACACCACAGAGTCCGTGTGGGCATGCCTCAGCTGTTCACATGTGGCGTGCGGACGGTACATAGAGGAGCATGCGCTTCAGCACTTTAAG gAGCAGCACCACCCCCTGGCCCTGGAGGTGAATGAATTGTATGTGTACTGCTACTTGTGTGACGACTATGTGCTAAACGACAATGCAACCGGTGACTTAAAGCTGTTGCGTAGCACACTGAGCGCTATTAAGAGCCAGTGCTATGAAGTCACCACACGCAGTGGCCGTACCCTACGGTCGTCCTCCACCGCTGGAGACCAACTGTCCCCCAGCACGCAGGAGCTTCAGCTGCGCGATGAGGACCGCATGTTCACGGCACTCTGGCACCGCCGGCGTGCCCTCATTGGTCGCGTCTTTCGCTTGTGGTTTGTGCAGACGGAACGGGGCCAGATGCGATTGGAAGAAGAACGGCAacaggaggaagaagaggagaaGAAAAGGGAGGCACGGGAGAGAAGGCGGGAACTTAAACGGCAAGCCAGAGAGGAGCTTGAAAGCGCGCCTCCAAGGAAGAGCCGTCGGATTCATCGGCAGAGCCTTAAAGCTGTGTCGGCTTCCACACCAACGTCAGCCATAAGCACCAAATCCACAATACGAAGGTCTGCCCCAGCTCGCATCTCCACCCCTACTCCACGAACAACTAAAGACAGAAAGCCTCAGCAGAGGCCTCGTACATCAACGAAAGCCAAAAGGCCTCGGCCACCCCCACCTAAAACAGGCGATTCACCAATCAAACGCCGACCCACCGTCACACCAGGAGTTACGGGTTTGCGCAACCTTGGCAATACATGCTACATGAACTCTATTTTGCAGGTTCTGAGTCACTTGCATGTATTTCGGGAGTGCTTTTTGAGGCTGGACCTGAACCAGGCACTTGAACTGCTAGCCTCTGCGGTGAGCCGTAAGTTAGGACTCACCAGTCAGCACGTGTCTCAGCCTAAAGGCTCCAACCAGTGGTCGGGGCTCAGCGGAGGAGCCTCACGCTCACGAAACATGGAGCTCATCCAACCCAAGGAGCCGAGCTCCAAACACATCTCACTTTGTCACGAGTTACACACGCTGTTTCAAGTGATGTGGTCAGGGAAGTGGGCCCTGGTGTCGCCGTTCGCCATGCTGCACTCTGTGTGGCAGCTGATCCCGGCGTTCCGAGGATACGCACAGCAGGACGCACAGGAATTTCTTTGTGAACTTTTAGATAAAGTCCAGCATGAGCTGGAACGGACCAGAACGCTAACGCCCACCACCGTGCCGGCCAATCAGAGACGGCTTATCAAACAGGTGCTCAGCGTGGTGAACACCATCTTTCACGGACAGCTGCTCAGTCAG GTGCGGTGTTTAGCATGCGATCATCGCTCAAACACAATAGAACCGTTCTGGGATCTTTCTTTGGAGTTTCCAGAGCGTTACCACAGCAACAGTAAGGATGCTGCACAGGTTCAATGTGGGTTGACAGAGATGCTGGCCAAGTTTACAGAAACGGAGGCTTTGGAGGGAGCCATATATGCTTGTGACCACTGCAATA GCAAACAGCGGCGATTTTGTTCAAAGCAGGTGGTTCTAACTGAAGCACAGAAACAACTGATGGTCCACAAGCTGCCTCATGTTCTCAGGTTGCACCTCAAACGCTTCAG GTGGTCTGGGCGAAATCACAGGGAGAAGATTGGAGTTCACGTTCAGTTTGAGCAGGAGCTTGACATGGAACCATATTGCTGCAAGGACTCCAGTAACTCGCTCCACCCTCAACACTTCCTCTACCAGCTCTCTGCTGTCGTGATGCATCATGGGAAAGGATTTGGCTCTGGCCATTACACAGCCTTTTGTTATAATACAGAAGGAG GGTTTTGGGTACACTGTAATGACTCTAAACTGAGTGTGTGTGCCGTGGAGGAAGTGTGCAAGGCCCAGGCCTACATTCTCTTCTATACACAGCGGAACTCCCAGGACAAAATCAAAGccagtgacctctga
- the depdc4 gene encoding DEP domain-containing protein 4 isoform X1, whose amino-acid sequence MAVDLTPRFRRLNSQTCLSKNMQLSGVSGPFKATQLWQNIIAALQTQVEHRPRRQHLRIHHDCFTGSDAVDVVLSHLMQNIYFSSSEVSRLKAAKLCQALMESRVFEPVGMKLFRKEKEMTFEDSSCSLYRFLDSSDPYRKRYNENQNPDQHTGKKTTSKFGEKHTISNPFVLGSSDRRVERLLKNINLHPSVPSDLNRAAFSNGFLSKKVVQEVWKQQALLQLLQVVEIPMLDCILTSPAKPEALRSSLRNHGDLVISNTCVDREVSKSLNLPELDSWLIAAVDCLELFPDQLIVVVSEQLFQQNTAPEEEKFGAHKKLLFDTIAKYYNSPERPPLLSGRYTDIQAGILHLIGCGRGEDSLRASQLFLHLVEPTSRDELGRLLGFMAAATDSEAFRLHKQIENRVLVSRTFAKAVIQNKEMDRVQCEQLLLFFMDHYRQLFKTPSSLFKAVTDTLQSLQQGMDLDNLALFTFCQLVSLRQYEENRDKDTLASLKQLMHHISQSDSLSVKQKRRLAKQFQKHHPGVFLSTFSLHFRNQQTLDRRFDS is encoded by the exons ATGGCGGTGGATTTGACTCCTCGATTTAGGAGACTGAACAGTCAAACGTGTTTAAGCAAAAATATGCAGCTGTCAG GTGTCTCGGGGCCTTTCAAGGCCACTCAGCTGTGGCAGAACATCATTGCGGCTTTGCAGACACAGGTGGAGCACAGACCCCGCAGACAGCACCTGCGCATCCACCACGACTGCTTCACTGGCTCTGATGCTGTAGACGTGGTTCTGAGCCACCTCATGCAGAACATCTACTTCTCTTCCAGCGAGGTGTCCCGTCTCAAAGCTGCCAAGCTCTGCCAGGCCTTGATGGAATCTAGAGTGTTTGAACCTGTCGGGATGAAGCTATTTAGGAAAGAAAAGGAAATGACATTTGAGGATTCCAGCTGCAGCCTCTATCGCTTCTTGGATAGCAGTGATCCATATAGGAAAAGATATAATGAGAATCAGAACCCGGATCAGCACACTGGAAAGAAGACCACTTCAAA GTTTGGAGAAAAGCACACCATATCCAACCCCTTTGTTCTTGGATCATCAGACAGAAGGGTGGAGAGACTACTGAAAAATATAAACCTACACCCATCTGTTCCCTCTGATCTAAATCGTGCTGCGTTTTCAAATGGTTTCCTGTCAAAAAAAG TGGTACAAGAGGTTTGGAAACAGCAGGCATTACTTCAGCTGCTACAGGTGGTTGAGATCCCCATGCTGGACTGTATTCTGACGTCCCCTGCCAAACCTGAGGCTTTGCGGTCATCGCTGCGTAACCATGGTGACCTGGTTATCTCCAACACCTGTGTGGATCGTGAAGTGTCAAAGAGTCTGAACCTGCCTGA ATTAGACTCTTGGCTGATTGCAGCAGTCGATTGTCTTGAGCTGTTCCCAGATCAGTTAATCGTGGTTGTCAGCGAGCAGCTCTTCCAACAGAACACAGCACCAGAGGAGGAGAAGTTTGGGGCACACAAGAAACTGCTGTTTGACACTATCGCCAAGTATTACAATAGCCCAGAAAGACCGCCACTACTGTCTGGACGCTACACTGACATCCAGGCTGGGATCCTGCATCTCATAG GTTGTGGGAGAGGTGAAGATTCCTTACGAGCATCTCAACTGTTTTTGCACTTGGTGGAGCCCACAAGCAGGGACGAGTTAGGCAGACTTTTGGGTTTTATGGCAGCTGCTACAGACAGTGAAGCTTTCAGACTGCACAAGCAG ATTGAGAACCGAGTATTGGTAAGCAGGACGTTTGCAAAGGCTGTGATCCAGAATAAGGAGATGGACCGTGTTCAGTGTGAGCAGCTATTGCTGTTCTTCATGGATCATTACAGACAACTCTTTAAG ACACCATCATCATTGTTCAAGGCTGTAACAGACACGCTACAATCTCTGCAGCAAGGGATGGATCTAGATAATTTAGCAC TGTTCACATTCTGCCAGCTGGTGTCACTCCGGCAGTATGAGGAAAACCGAGACAAGGACACTCTTGCCAGTTTGAAGCAGTTAATGCACCATATCTCTCAGAGTGATAGCCTGTCTGTCAAACAGAAGAGACGCCTGGCCAAGCAGTTTCAGAAGCATCACCCGGGAGTCTTTCTCAGCActttttctcttcattttagAAATCAGCAAACACTGGATAGACGGTTTGATAGTTAG
- the depdc4 gene encoding DEP domain-containing protein 4 isoform X2 encodes MQNIYFSSSEVSRLKAAKLCQALMESRVFEPVGMKLFRKEKEMTFEDSSCSLYRFLDSSDPYRKRYNENQNPDQHTGKKTTSKFGEKHTISNPFVLGSSDRRVERLLKNINLHPSVPSDLNRAAFSNGFLSKKVVQEVWKQQALLQLLQVVEIPMLDCILTSPAKPEALRSSLRNHGDLVISNTCVDREVSKSLNLPELDSWLIAAVDCLELFPDQLIVVVSEQLFQQNTAPEEEKFGAHKKLLFDTIAKYYNSPERPPLLSGRYTDIQAGILHLIGCGRGEDSLRASQLFLHLVEPTSRDELGRLLGFMAAATDSEAFRLHKQIENRVLVSRTFAKAVIQNKEMDRVQCEQLLLFFMDHYRQLFKTPSSLFKAVTDTLQSLQQGMDLDNLALFTFCQLVSLRQYEENRDKDTLASLKQLMHHISQSDSLSVKQKRRLAKQFQKHHPGVFLSTFSLHFRNQQTLDRRFDS; translated from the exons ATGCAGAACATCTACTTCTCTTCCAGCGAGGTGTCCCGTCTCAAAGCTGCCAAGCTCTGCCAGGCCTTGATGGAATCTAGAGTGTTTGAACCTGTCGGGATGAAGCTATTTAGGAAAGAAAAGGAAATGACATTTGAGGATTCCAGCTGCAGCCTCTATCGCTTCTTGGATAGCAGTGATCCATATAGGAAAAGATATAATGAGAATCAGAACCCGGATCAGCACACTGGAAAGAAGACCACTTCAAA GTTTGGAGAAAAGCACACCATATCCAACCCCTTTGTTCTTGGATCATCAGACAGAAGGGTGGAGAGACTACTGAAAAATATAAACCTACACCCATCTGTTCCCTCTGATCTAAATCGTGCTGCGTTTTCAAATGGTTTCCTGTCAAAAAAAG TGGTACAAGAGGTTTGGAAACAGCAGGCATTACTTCAGCTGCTACAGGTGGTTGAGATCCCCATGCTGGACTGTATTCTGACGTCCCCTGCCAAACCTGAGGCTTTGCGGTCATCGCTGCGTAACCATGGTGACCTGGTTATCTCCAACACCTGTGTGGATCGTGAAGTGTCAAAGAGTCTGAACCTGCCTGA ATTAGACTCTTGGCTGATTGCAGCAGTCGATTGTCTTGAGCTGTTCCCAGATCAGTTAATCGTGGTTGTCAGCGAGCAGCTCTTCCAACAGAACACAGCACCAGAGGAGGAGAAGTTTGGGGCACACAAGAAACTGCTGTTTGACACTATCGCCAAGTATTACAATAGCCCAGAAAGACCGCCACTACTGTCTGGACGCTACACTGACATCCAGGCTGGGATCCTGCATCTCATAG GTTGTGGGAGAGGTGAAGATTCCTTACGAGCATCTCAACTGTTTTTGCACTTGGTGGAGCCCACAAGCAGGGACGAGTTAGGCAGACTTTTGGGTTTTATGGCAGCTGCTACAGACAGTGAAGCTTTCAGACTGCACAAGCAG ATTGAGAACCGAGTATTGGTAAGCAGGACGTTTGCAAAGGCTGTGATCCAGAATAAGGAGATGGACCGTGTTCAGTGTGAGCAGCTATTGCTGTTCTTCATGGATCATTACAGACAACTCTTTAAG ACACCATCATCATTGTTCAAGGCTGTAACAGACACGCTACAATCTCTGCAGCAAGGGATGGATCTAGATAATTTAGCAC TGTTCACATTCTGCCAGCTGGTGTCACTCCGGCAGTATGAGGAAAACCGAGACAAGGACACTCTTGCCAGTTTGAAGCAGTTAATGCACCATATCTCTCAGAGTGATAGCCTGTCTGTCAAACAGAAGAGACGCCTGGCCAAGCAGTTTCAGAAGCATCACCCGGGAGTCTTTCTCAGCActttttctcttcattttagAAATCAGCAAACACTGGATAGACGGTTTGATAGTTAG
- the scyl2 gene encoding SCY1-like protein 2, protein MESMLNKLKSTVTKVTADMTSAVMGNPVTREFEVGRHIASGGPGMSWRIYNGTKKSTKQEVAVFVFDKKIIDRYQKFEKDQIVDSLKKGVQQLTRLRHPRLLTVQHPLEESRDCIAFCTEPVFASLANVLGQWDNLPSPVPTDIKEYKLYDVETKYGLLQISEGLSFLHSGVKMVHGNLCAENVILNKSGAWKIMGFDFSISSSNPSDAEPKYGCKEWDPNLPALCLPNPEYVAPEYILSVSCDAVSDMYSLGVLIHAVFNEGKPVFKVNKQDIYKSFSRQLDQLSHLSPGMLNQIPEEVREHVKMLLSVTPNVRPDADQMTKIPFFDDVGAMTLQYFDSLFQRDNLQKSQFYKGLPKVLPKLPKRVVIYRILPALMSEFVNPDMVPFVLPNVLLIAEECTKEEYVRLVLPDLTPVFKQQEPVQILLIFLQKMDLLLTKTPPEDIKNSVLPMVYRAVEAPSTQIQELCLNIIPTFANLIEYPSMKNALIPRIKSTCLQTSSLAVRVNSLVCLGKILEYLDKWYVIDEILPFLQQIPSREPAVLMGILGIYKCTFTHKKLGIPKEHLAAKSLPHLVSISIDNNLNLNQFNSFMSVIKEMLCRMEAEHKTKLEQLHVMQEQHRSLNINQMNQSEETKSTPSPATQVRDIDEIFGGSSGSAGVNGKENGSSSAASQPSRVSLTLEEKQRLAKEQEQAAKLRSQQPLAPQSVKPATTTPQAKDLTSSLLNSMTSLNNFSLNSGPRGTISSAFPSGPSMGGMGAMGPVSNGFNSPMGFQTGGMGIGMRPTNPALYGGMVAPTSTPSFSALTQNQNQPGKPTNMSALDSLFTQNKPKVSMNQMAPKPSPGTTAPSPWLNQFGTGQPSQTAPAQVAPMGMQGGFGAQANPFFNPQNFSQPVAAPAMMKQSAPVNNDLKDLFG, encoded by the exons ATGGAGTCCATGCTCAATAAACTAAAGAGCACCGTCACTAAGGTGACAGCTGACATGACCAGCGCCGTCATGGGTAACCCCGTCACACGGGAGTTTGAGGTGGGCCGACATATTGCCAGTGGGGGTCCTGGAATGAGCTGGAGGATCTACAATGGCACTAAAAAGTCCACTAAACAG GAAGTGGCAGTCTTTGTGTTCGATAAGAAGATCATTGATCGCTATCAGAAGTTTGAAAAGGATCAGATTGTTGATTCACTAAAGAAAGGAGTCCAGCAGCTGACCCGGTTGAGGCATCCGCGCCTCCTCACGGTTCAGCATCCGCTAGAGGAGTCCAG AGACTGTATAGCGTTCTGCACAGAGCCTGTGTTCGCCAGTCTTGCTAATGTGCTCGGCCAGTGGGACAACCTCCCCAGTCCTGTTCCCACAGACATCAAAGAATACAAGCTCTATGATGTGGAGACCAAATACGGCTTACTGCAG ATCTCAGAGGGGTTGTCATTTCTTCACAGTGGGGTGAAAATGGTTCATGGTAACCTGTGTGCTGAAAACGTCATCTTGAATAAAAGTGGAGCTTGGAAGATCATGGGCTTTGACTTCAGTATTTCCTCTAGTAACCCCTCTGATGCAGAG CCCAAGTATGGCTGTAAAGAGTGGGACCCCAATCTACCGGCCCTCTGCCTACCTAACCCAGAGTATGTAGCCCCAGAATACATTCTGTCCGTCAGCTGTGATGCGGTCTCTGATATGTACTCGCTGGGCGTGTTGATCCACGCTGTGTTTAATGAAGGCAAACCCGTCTTTAAAGTCAACAAGCAGGACATATATAAGAGCTTTAGTCGACAACTCGACCAG TTGAGTCATCTGAGCCCTGGAATGTTAAATCAGATCCCAGAAGAGGTCAGAGAACATGTGAAGATGTTGCTCAGTGTCACACCTAATGTGCGTCCAGATGCAGACCAGATGACAAAG attcCCTTCTTTGATGATGTCGGAGCGATGACACTGCAGTACTTCGACTCGCTTTTCCAGCGGGACAACTTGCAGAAATCTCAGTTCTACAAAGGCCTCCCCAAAGTTTTGCCCAAGCTCCCTAAG CGAGTGGTCATCTATCGTATTCTCCCGGCTCTCATGTCTGAGTTTGTGAATCCAGATATGGTTCCATTTGTACTCCCAAACGTATTACTCATTGCTGAGGAGTGCACTAAAGAGGAATACGTCCGTCTTGTTCTCCCAGACCTCACCCCGGTGTTCAAACAGCAGGAGCCTGTACAG ATCCTGTTGATATTCCTACAAAAGATGGACCTACTCTTGACCAAAACGCCTCCTGAGGACATCAAGAACAGTGTTCTGCCTATGGTGTACAGAGCAGTAGAGGCACCATCTACACAAATACAG gAACTCTGTCTAAATATCATTCCCACGTTTGCCAACCTGATCGAGTATCCCTCTATGAAGAACGCACTTATCCCTCGTATCAAATCTACCTGTTTACAGACATCCTCACTAGCG GTGAGGGTGAACTCTTTGGTGTGCCTAGGCAAGATTCTGGAATATCTTGACAAATGGTACGTCATTGATGAAATTCTACCATTCCTGCAACAAATTCCATCCAGGGAACCAGCTGTGCTCATGGGAATTCTGG GCATCTACAAGTGCACTTTCACTCATAAGAAACTAGGCATCCCAAAGGAGCACCTGGCTGCGAAGAGTTTACCTCATTTGGTGTCAATCAGTATTGATAACAACCTTAACCTGAACcag TTCAATTCTTTCATGTCTGTGATCAAGGAAATGTTATGTCGGATGGAGGCGGAGCATAAGACCAAACTAGAGCAGTTGCATGTCATGCAGGAGCAGCACAG GAGTTTAAACATTAACCAGATGAACCAATCAGAGGAGACGAAGAGCACCCCCAGTCCAGCCACTCAAGTCAGAGAT ATTGATGAAATCTTCGGTGGTAGTTCAGGAAGTGCAGGTGTGAACGGCAAAGAGAACGGTTCCTCGTCAGCTGCTTCTCAACCCTCAAGA GTGTCTCTTACCCTGGAGGAAAAGCAACGTTTGGCTAAAGAACAGGAACAGGCGGCCAAACTGAGAAGCCAGCAGCCATTGGCTCCACAGAGTGTGAAACcagcaacaacaacaccacAG GCAAAGGATCTAACCAGTAGTCTTCTGAACAGCATGACATCTCTAAACAACTTCTCGCTGAACTCTGGGCCCAGAGGCACCATCTCCTCTGCCTTCCCATCTGGACCCAGCATGGGTGGAATGGGCGCCATGGGCCCCGTCAGCAACGGCTTCAACTCGCCCATGGGCTTCCAGACAGGCGGCATGGGAATAGGCATGAGACCCACCAATCCCGCTCTTTACGGGGGCATGGTAGCCCCCACCAGCACTCCAAGCTTCAGTGCCCTCACCCAGAACCAAAACCAGCCAGGCAAACCCACAAACATGTCCGCCTTAGACTCCCtcttcacacaaaacaaacccaaaGTAAGCATGAACCAAATGGCCCCCAAACCGTCCCCAGGAACCACTGCACCTAGCCCATGGCTCAACCAGTTCGGTACGGGCCAACCTTCCCAGACTGCGCCTGCACAAGTGGCCCCAATGGGAATGCAAGGTGGATTTGGGGCGCAGGCCAATCCTTTTTTCAACCCACAGAACTTCTCGCAGCCTGTGGCTGCTCCCGCAATGATGAAACAAAGTGCTCCAGTCAACAACGATCTCAAAGACCTCTTTGGATAG